From Clostridiales bacterium:
GATGGTTTATGTTTAACAGCATTTTTGTGGACGGGTTTACTATGGAAACCGCTGCGATTTGTTTTGGCGTTTCAATAGTTTTAGGAATTCTTATCGCACTTGCTTATTCCTATAAAAGCGATTACACTCCAAGTTTTATAATTATGCTTATTCTGTTACCTTCTATTGTTCAAGCCGTGATTATGATGGTCAATGGGAATATAGGCACAGGAATCGCGGTAGCGGGAGCTTTTAGCTTGGTAAGATTTCGTTCCGCGCCAGGGGACGCAAAAGACATTTGCATGATATTTTTCGCTATAGCGGTTGGAATAGCCACCGGTATAGGTCAAATATATTTCGCGATAGCTTTTACCCTTATTATCTTGGCATTATTTGTTCTATTTAAGGCGCTTAATTTAACATTGACCAAGAAAAAAAGGCTTAAAGTAACTATTCCCGAAGATTGCGACTATGAAAGGGAAATCAATCCCGTATTAAAAGAAAATTGCTCTCATTATAATTTGGAAAAAGTCAAAACGACCAATTTGGGCAGCTTGTTTGCTTTAACTTATTGCGTTGTCATTAAAAAAGGTTTTTCAGAAAAGAAGTTGTTAGACGAAATAAGAATAAAGAACGCTAACCTTCCCATTACAGTTAATGCATATGTAGGCAATAAGGATTTGCTGTGAAATAACTATCCATATTTTATATGTCTTGTTAATTTTCTTGACTTTAGCGCGCCGATATAATCAATGGCGATAGAAAAGCGGTCATAGCATACTTAGCAGCTATTTTTACATAGTCTTTAATTTAAACTTTAAGCGAGTATAAAGACAATAATATATATAAATTAATTATTTCATCGTCTAATCGACCTAGCATTAATAAAACAACCTAGATTGGTTTTTATAATGCCGCTAAAGATATACAGGCGGTATTTTTAATATTCGTATGTTAGCGATTTTAGTTTCATTCTAGATTATTTATTTTTTAGGTTTGTTATGATAATATATTATGACTAAAAAATTTTTTTAAGAGGTTTTATCGTGCTAAAGATCAAAGGCGTTTTATTTGACATGGACGGCGTTTTGGTTGACAGCGAAGACATGGGCAAAAGAGCTTTTTTGGCGGCCATCAAAGATTACGGCGTCATAGCGCGTATGGAAGACTTTCGCGATTTCATAGGCGGCGGGGCGGAGCCTGTTATTAGGGGCATTATGGAAAAACACGGCGGAGTGTTTGTTCCCGAAGTAATTACCCATGCCTATGATATTTATGAAAAATATGCCCAAACCGAACTTAAAGCTTTCGCAGCCGCCAATAAGGTTCTCAAAACCTTGCACAAAAAAGGATACAAATTAGGAGTGTGTTCTTCGGGCAATAGAAGACGGGTAAATACAAATTTAAAATACGGCAAGGTTGACACCCGATTTTTTGGCGCGATAATCTCGGGCGAAGATGTTGCAAGAAAAAAACCTTATCCCGATATTTATCAAAAGGGCGCGGCGTCTTTGGGGCTTGAACCAAGCGTTTGCGTAGCGGTCGAAGACGCCATTAACGGCATCAAAGCGGCGCGCGCCGCAGGGATGAAATGCATAGCAATAACCACTAGCTTTAAAGAGGAAGAGCTAAAACAATATAATCCCGAATATATAATTAACGATATAGCCGAGGTTTTGAATATACTTTAATTTTTGATATAATATAAAGATAAGACTAAATAAATTCAACTATATTATATTTAAGATAAAAAACCAAATAGATATTGCCGCCGACAAGAATAAATAAATTTAATTAAGTTATATACAAAAGCCAAAATAGCAGATTTAGGAATTTGGCGCATTTTTATAAAAAAAGTCTTGCAACTTTTATAAAAAATTGCTATATTATAATAGCAAATCAAATAAATTCTGGGTGTGGTGCAGCTGGTAGCACGCATGGTTAGGGACCATGAGGTCGTGAGTTCAAATCTCGCCACTCAGACCATTGAAAAAACCGCTTATAATAAATAGCGGTTTTTTGGTTATTTTATTTTTAAAAATCTATTACCCAAAGACTATAGTTAAAAAGCGTATCCCTCAAGGCAAAGGAATACGCTTTTTTGATATTTGGCAATACAAAGCGTTTAGTTTTTTTTACAGGCTCAATACCTTATGTAATCTTTTCAAATCCTTATTATTTTATAAAATCATTTAAACTTTATGCGCTTTGTATTGAGGGTTAATTTTTTGTGAAACATACGCGCCCAAAGAAGGAGAAGACATCAATTCGTTATAGACATATAACGGTACATTATAATAGCGGTATGTGCCTTTGGTATGGAATTCAATCTGCAAAGTCCCATTTTCATATCCAATAGCTCTTATGCTTGATGAAACAACTTTTTTCATTTCCATAATATTTTACCTCCTTATCACTAAC
This genomic window contains:
- a CDS encoding HAD family phosphatase, translating into MLKIKGVLFDMDGVLVDSEDMGKRAFLAAIKDYGVIARMEDFRDFIGGGAEPVIRGIMEKHGGVFVPEVITHAYDIYEKYAQTELKAFAAANKVLKTLHKKGYKLGVCSSGNRRRVNTNLKYGKVDTRFFGAIISGEDVARKKPYPDIYQKGAASLGLEPSVCVAVEDAINGIKAARAAGMKCIAITTSFKEEELKQYNPEYIINDIAEVLNIL
- a CDS encoding DUF4956 domain-containing protein — translated: MFNSIFVDGFTMETAAICFGVSIVLGILIALAYSYKSDYTPSFIIMLILLPSIVQAVIMMVNGNIGTGIAVAGAFSLVRFRSAPGDAKDICMIFFAIAVGIATGIGQIYFAIAFTLIILALFVLFKALNLTLTKKKRLKVTIPEDCDYEREINPVLKENCSHYNLEKVKTTNLGSLFALTYCVVIKKGFSEKKLLDEIRIKNANLPITVNAYVGNKDLL
- a CDS encoding KTSC domain-containing protein, with the protein product MEMKKVVSSSIRAIGYENGTLQIEFHTKGTYRYYNVPLYVYNELMSSPSLGAYVSQKINPQYKAHKV